One Salmo trutta chromosome 12, fSalTru1.1, whole genome shotgun sequence genomic region harbors:
- the LOC115203299 gene encoding AKT-interacting protein isoform X1, with product MNLNPFWSMSTNTGRKRSDGEEQSGEQQQQRASPARPSFGKKQLPSIPKNALPITKPASPAATAQLANGTHASYGPFYLEYSLLAEFTLVIKQKLPGIYVQPSYKSALMWFGVIFIRHGLYQDGVFKFTVYIPDNYPDGECPRVVFDIPVFHPLVDPVSGELDVRRAFTKWSSVPHGLFLQLDRDTALRNHNHIWQVLMYARTVFYKINTMEPLNPEAAVLYDKDVQLFKSKVVDSVKLCNSHLFDQPKMDDPYAISFSSWNPAIHDEAKERMFTHKRRPEDHHKGLQVSGLSWVKPGSTQPFSKDDNPPQN from the exons ATGAACCTGAACCCATTCTGGAGCATGTCTACCAATACTGGTCGTAAG AGATCTGACGGTGAGGAACAGAGTGGAGAGCAGCAGCAACAAAGAGCCAGTCCAGCCCGGCCTAGCTTTGGGAAGAAGCAGCTTCCCTCCATCCCCAAGAATGCACTCCCCATCACCAAGCCTGCCTCTCCTGCCGCCACAGCCCAGTTGGCCAACGGAACACATGCCTCCTACGGTCCCTTCTACCTGGAGTACTCGCTGCTGGCTGAGTT CACGCTAGTGATCAAGCAAAAACTGCCTGGAATCTATGTACAGCCATCCTACAAATCAGCATTGA TGTGGTTCGGGGTCATTTTCATCAGACATGGCTTGTACCAGGATGGAGTCTTCAAGTTCACTGTGTATATTCCAGATAACTATCCTGATGGTGAATGTCCT AGAGTGGTGTTTGATATCCCAGTCTTCCACCCACTTGTGGACCCTGTTTCAGGAGAGCTTGATGTCAGGAGAGCCTTCACCAAGTGGAG CTCTGTTCCTCATGGCCTGTTTCTTCAGCTGGACAGGGACACAGCTTT GCGTAATCACAACCACATCTGGCAAGTCCTGATGTATGCACGCACGGTGTTCTACAAGATCAACACTATGGAACCACTCAACCCAGAAGCTGCTGTGCT GTACGACAAGGATGTGCAGTTGTTCAAAAGCAAGGTGGTAGACAGCGTCAAACTATGCAACAGTCACCTCTTCGACCAACCCAAGATGGACGATCCTTATGCAATAA GTTTCTCTTCATGGAACCCAGCGATCCACGACGAGGCGAAGGAACGGATGTTCACACATAAA AGAAGGCCTGAGGATCACCACAAGGGGCTGCAGGTGTCAGGACTGTCTTGGGTGAAGCCCGGATCCACACAACCTTTCAGCAAAGACGACAACCCTCCCCAGAACTGA
- the LOC115203299 gene encoding AKT-interacting protein isoform X2, whose protein sequence is MNLNPFWSMSTNTGRKRSDGEEQSGEQQQQRASPARPSFGKKQLPSIPKNALPITKPASPAATAQLANGTHASYGPFYLEYSLLAEFTLVIKQKLPGIYVQPSYKSALMWFGVIFIRHGLYQDGVFKFTVYIPDNYPDGECPRVVFDIPVFHPLVDPVSGELDVRRAFTKWRRNHNHIWQVLMYARTVFYKINTMEPLNPEAAVLYDKDVQLFKSKVVDSVKLCNSHLFDQPKMDDPYAISFSSWNPAIHDEAKERMFTHKRRPEDHHKGLQVSGLSWVKPGSTQPFSKDDNPPQN, encoded by the exons ATGAACCTGAACCCATTCTGGAGCATGTCTACCAATACTGGTCGTAAG AGATCTGACGGTGAGGAACAGAGTGGAGAGCAGCAGCAACAAAGAGCCAGTCCAGCCCGGCCTAGCTTTGGGAAGAAGCAGCTTCCCTCCATCCCCAAGAATGCACTCCCCATCACCAAGCCTGCCTCTCCTGCCGCCACAGCCCAGTTGGCCAACGGAACACATGCCTCCTACGGTCCCTTCTACCTGGAGTACTCGCTGCTGGCTGAGTT CACGCTAGTGATCAAGCAAAAACTGCCTGGAATCTATGTACAGCCATCCTACAAATCAGCATTGA TGTGGTTCGGGGTCATTTTCATCAGACATGGCTTGTACCAGGATGGAGTCTTCAAGTTCACTGTGTATATTCCAGATAACTATCCTGATGGTGAATGTCCT AGAGTGGTGTTTGATATCCCAGTCTTCCACCCACTTGTGGACCCTGTTTCAGGAGAGCTTGATGTCAGGAGAGCCTTCACCAAGTGGAG GCGTAATCACAACCACATCTGGCAAGTCCTGATGTATGCACGCACGGTGTTCTACAAGATCAACACTATGGAACCACTCAACCCAGAAGCTGCTGTGCT GTACGACAAGGATGTGCAGTTGTTCAAAAGCAAGGTGGTAGACAGCGTCAAACTATGCAACAGTCACCTCTTCGACCAACCCAAGATGGACGATCCTTATGCAATAA GTTTCTCTTCATGGAACCCAGCGATCCACGACGAGGCGAAGGAACGGATGTTCACACATAAA AGAAGGCCTGAGGATCACCACAAGGGGCTGCAGGTGTCAGGACTGTCTTGGGTGAAGCCCGGATCCACACAACCTTTCAGCAAAGACGACAACCCTCCCCAGAACTGA